In Clostridium sporogenes, one genomic interval encodes:
- a CDS encoding ribosomal-processing cysteine protease Prp, with protein sequence MVNVVFKKENNDIVLVKMSGHAESTDQGYDMVCSAISAISITIANGITEVLKINPLIKEEDGFLSIDLRSCIKEDIHKCQVLMNTMLLGLKSIEFNYGEYIKLTMEEV encoded by the coding sequence ATGGTTAATGTAGTATTTAAAAAAGAAAATAATGATATAGTATTGGTTAAAATGAGTGGTCATGCGGAGTCTACAGACCAAGGGTATGACATGGTATGTTCTGCTATATCTGCTATATCAATTACAATAGCTAATGGTATAACAGAAGTATTAAAAATTAATCCTTTAATAAAAGAGGAAGATGGCTTTTTAAGTATAGATTTAAGATCCTGTATTAAAGAAGACATACATAAATGCCAAGTGCTTATGAATACTATGTTGTTAGGATTAAAAAGTATAGAATTTAATTATGGTGAATATATAAAACTTACAATGGAGGAGGTGTAG
- the rpmA gene encoding 50S ribosomal protein L27 codes for MLVMNLQLFAHKKGVGSSKNGRDSEAKRLGVKCSDGQFVLAGNILVRQRGTKIHPGLNVGRGGDDTLFAKIDGVVKYERLGRDKKKASVYPVEVEEVVAE; via the coding sequence ATGTTAGTAATGAACCTTCAACTATTTGCTCATAAAAAAGGGGTAGGTAGTTCAAAGAACGGAAGAGATAGTGAAGCTAAAAGATTAGGAGTAAAATGCTCTGACGGACAATTTGTTTTAGCTGGAAACATATTAGTTAGACAAAGAGGAACAAAAATCCATCCAGGTCTAAACGTTGGAAGAGGTGGAGATGATACATTATTTGCTAAAATCGACGGTGTAGTAAAATACGAAAGACTTGGAAGAGATAAGAAAAAAGCTAGTGTATATCCAGTAGAGGTTGAAGAAGTAGTAGCTGAATAA
- the rplU gene encoding 50S ribosomal protein L21 codes for MYAVVVTGGKQYKVAEGDVLYVEKLTADVDSTVELDNVLLVGKDNGETVVGKPMVEGAKVTAKVLAQGKAKKVVVFKYKPKKDYRKKQGHRQPYTKIQIEKINA; via the coding sequence ATGTACGCAGTTGTAGTTACTGGAGGAAAGCAATATAAAGTTGCTGAAGGAGATGTACTATATGTTGAAAAATTAACAGCTGATGTTGATTCAACAGTAGAATTAGACAATGTTCTTTTAGTAGGAAAAGACAACGGAGAAACTGTTGTTGGAAAGCCAATGGTAGAAGGTGCTAAAGTTACAGCTAAAGTATTAGCACAAGGAAAAGCTAAAAAAGTTGTTGTATTCAAATACAAACCAAAGAAAGACTACAGAAAGAAACAAGGTCACAGACAACCATATACAAAAATCCAAATAGAAAAAATTAATGCATAA